From a single Sporosarcina oncorhynchi genomic region:
- a CDS encoding DUF3307 domain-containing protein encodes MGIFSYLLAGHLVGDYLLQTNWMAVNKRTNWLALIVHSAVYTICITLALFIGSGDFPIAAILLVFVSHIFLDRHRFVAWWAKSIMSVDEKKAGWLLIMVDQTFHILLLAVVGHFWFT; translated from the coding sequence ATGGGCATTTTCTCATACTTATTAGCCGGTCATCTCGTCGGTGATTATCTCCTTCAGACGAACTGGATGGCTGTAAACAAAAGAACGAACTGGCTTGCATTGATTGTGCATAGTGCAGTCTATACAATTTGCATCACTCTAGCGTTATTCATCGGTTCTGGGGATTTTCCCATCGCTGCAATCCTACTTGTATTTGTAAGTCATATTTTTTTGGACAGACATCGGTTCGTCGCCTGGTGGGCAAAGAGCATCATGAGTGTCGATGAAAAGAAGGCCGGTTGGCTACTCATAATGGTAGACCAAACTTTTCACATTCTACTCTTAGCTGTCGTGGGACATTTCTGGTTTACTTGA
- a CDS encoding Ger(x)C family spore germination protein: protein MNRKFWVIILLPLVLLSGCWDVDEPERMLYIHGMGVDYKDGKYEVYAQIISFANTAKSEMPPSDLPQAEVGYETGETIDEAIHNLYHSMDEKVYWGHLSYLVVSEEVLKNTKLSPIIDTFIRFRETRYKIWVYATKDSVEEVLLVKPVLNKTVSLSKLSDPENSFKQESYVEPIDIRRLIIDMNEPGYEAKIPVVTLIDNWKSSKETINSISVNGVAVVTPKGLQGEILDDKARGLQWMSNDTKRGQLTFKLSNGEYISAIIEKVNRKIKPVLGTGDARFDINVNMTVYVSVIVGEVSYQEIRKHVIEEAEKEIMKTYEEALKKDIDIYGFSNVLYRENVKVWKEQHTDGKINLTESSIRNITIQLDKIASDRKSIKPTIEE from the coding sequence ATGAATAGGAAATTTTGGGTGATTATACTTTTACCGCTTGTCCTTCTCTCAGGCTGCTGGGATGTTGATGAACCGGAGCGCATGTTGTATATACACGGAATGGGTGTCGATTACAAAGACGGAAAATATGAAGTGTACGCGCAAATTATCAGTTTTGCAAATACCGCGAAATCGGAAATGCCACCATCCGATCTTCCGCAAGCTGAAGTCGGTTATGAAACGGGCGAAACGATAGATGAAGCCATTCATAATTTGTATCATTCGATGGATGAAAAAGTATATTGGGGCCATTTATCTTACTTAGTCGTATCTGAAGAAGTATTGAAAAATACAAAGCTTAGTCCAATAATAGACACATTTATTCGCTTTAGAGAAACCCGATATAAGATATGGGTCTACGCAACAAAAGATTCTGTGGAAGAGGTGTTATTGGTAAAACCGGTGTTGAATAAAACCGTTTCCCTGTCCAAACTGTCGGACCCTGAAAACTCTTTTAAACAGGAATCCTATGTTGAACCTATCGATATTCGCAGACTTATCATCGATATGAATGAGCCGGGGTACGAAGCGAAGATCCCGGTTGTCACGTTAATCGATAATTGGAAGTCCTCGAAGGAAACAATTAATTCGATTTCCGTAAATGGGGTAGCGGTTGTAACTCCGAAAGGATTACAAGGGGAAATACTGGATGATAAGGCTAGAGGACTTCAGTGGATGTCCAACGATACGAAGAGAGGACAGCTCACTTTTAAATTGTCGAACGGGGAGTATATTTCGGCAATCATTGAGAAAGTAAATAGGAAGATTAAGCCGGTTTTAGGCACAGGGGACGCAAGGTTTGATATTAATGTCAACATGACTGTCTATGTCAGTGTTATAGTAGGAGAAGTTTCTTATCAAGAGATAAGAAAGCATGTAATAGAAGAAGCTGAAAAAGAAATTATGAAAACATACGAAGAAGCCCTAAAAAAAGATATCGATATATACGGATTCTCAAATGTATTATATCGGGAAAATGTGAAAGTGTGGAAAGAGCAACATACAGATGGGAAAATAAATCTAACTGAATCATCGATCCGGAACATAACGATCCAGTTGGATAAAATAGCCTCTGATAGAAAGTCAATAAAACCAACGATTGAAGAGTGA
- a CDS encoding spore germination protein — MHSAENRITLTRLEQLFQKSADVQFQVYTFHQKQVVFITCDAMIDKQQLSDSVIPSLERAFEEREDEHSNQNFINTLHLPNLKVVDIEEEIITLVYSGQLILYFVETELLYASDISQKPNRKPEETKLGVPVKGPRDNFIEDISVNIALIRKRLPTNSLCVEKFELGRRSKTAVALLYFDDIASKEILYGIKKQLKKVDADIIFSGDFLMERVNRNSKLFPFNDTTGRADNVIQALVRGRFIILVDGVAYAIITPVDLFLLLKTSDDFETPSIFSSLERILRLGGMVIGLLLPAFWLALTTFHQNQLPFQLLATIVQANTELPLPSALEMLIMLIMFELFREAGLRLPTALGGTIGVVGGLIIGDAAIRAGITSPAMIVIIATSTIAAFTLVNQSLVMAVSVLRIVFILLTSFLGLFGFFMSLYFTIIYLSNIRIFGVPYISITTNPSWSTIKKAIFRLTPSQYTRRPEQLNTKDKTRSNEAEK, encoded by the coding sequence ATGCACTCGGCGGAAAACAGGATTACGCTTACCAGACTCGAACAACTTTTCCAAAAGTCTGCAGACGTTCAGTTTCAGGTGTATACATTCCATCAAAAGCAAGTTGTCTTCATAACTTGTGATGCAATGATTGATAAACAGCAGCTGTCTGATTCGGTAATTCCCAGTTTGGAACGGGCGTTTGAAGAGAGAGAAGATGAACATTCAAATCAGAACTTTATTAACACACTTCACTTACCCAATTTGAAAGTAGTCGATATAGAAGAGGAAATCATCACGCTCGTTTACTCTGGTCAGCTAATTTTGTATTTTGTGGAAACTGAACTGCTCTATGCGAGCGATATTTCCCAAAAACCGAATCGCAAGCCCGAGGAAACAAAATTAGGCGTTCCCGTCAAAGGGCCACGAGACAATTTCATCGAGGATATTTCTGTAAATATCGCATTGATACGAAAAAGGCTTCCTACTAATTCGTTATGTGTTGAGAAATTCGAATTAGGTCGCCGTTCCAAAACAGCTGTAGCGTTACTTTATTTTGATGACATCGCAAGTAAGGAAATACTCTATGGCATCAAAAAGCAATTAAAGAAAGTAGATGCGGATATCATTTTCAGTGGAGACTTTCTGATGGAAAGAGTCAATAGAAATTCAAAATTGTTCCCGTTCAATGATACAACTGGCCGAGCGGACAATGTCATACAGGCACTTGTCAGAGGACGTTTTATCATATTAGTTGATGGAGTTGCTTATGCAATCATAACGCCAGTGGACCTATTTCTTCTTTTAAAAACAAGTGATGATTTTGAAACACCATCGATCTTCAGCTCACTTGAAAGGATTTTGCGTTTGGGAGGAATGGTAATTGGCTTATTATTGCCCGCATTCTGGCTAGCGTTGACGACGTTTCATCAAAATCAGTTGCCTTTTCAGTTATTGGCGACAATTGTGCAAGCGAACACAGAGCTTCCGTTACCTTCAGCGCTTGAGATGCTCATTATGCTCATCATGTTTGAGCTATTCCGTGAAGCGGGCTTGCGGTTGCCAACGGCGCTTGGAGGAACAATCGGCGTAGTGGGCGGGTTAATTATTGGAGATGCAGCCATTCGGGCGGGCATCACGAGTCCGGCCATGATTGTTATTATTGCGACCTCAACGATCGCCGCATTTACATTGGTCAATCAGTCGCTAGTAATGGCTGTCTCGGTGTTACGCATTGTATTCATCCTGCTGACATCATTTTTAGGATTGTTCGGATTTTTCATGTCTCTGTATTTTACCATTATCTATTTGTCCAACATCCGTATATTCGGCGTACCTTATATAAGCATTACAACTAATCCAAGCTGGAGCACGATAAAGAAAGCGATCTTTCGCTTAACCCCTTCCCAATATACTAGACGTCCCGAGCAGTTGAATACGAAAGATAAAACACGTAGCAATGAGGCTGAAAAATGA
- a CDS encoding endospore germination permease, giving the protein MNKVGSISVLHVIFLSMTVIGLKNHVTIIPSILNVAGRDSWITVIASFFAILPWVFLLAFINKKTNGEPLVEWLDRSLGNTISSVVRYTIAIFLLILAVFTLGETLYWISATFLPETPIVLMLIIYSVLCILLASTNLQTIVMVNAFVLFWVVIFGFFVAFTNLQVKDYNLLRPFFEHGLQPVMTSMVYPASGYVELLMFLFIQHKVKKPLKWYHFTIMLFIIMGLTLGPTSGAITEFGPDEATKQRFPAYEEWSLVSLGRLIDHMDFLSIYQWLTGAFIRGAVILYVAADLLKMTGDRKRIWRILAPPFFFMNAVLILLNDRIFLAIKGQYLLIATFVFMILLSLLLTIIALRSKKASKKV; this is encoded by the coding sequence GTGAACAAAGTCGGATCTATAAGTGTCTTACACGTAATCTTCTTATCTATGACAGTAATCGGGTTGAAAAACCATGTAACCATTATACCGTCAATTTTAAATGTGGCGGGAAGAGATAGCTGGATAACCGTCATCGCTTCTTTTTTTGCCATTCTACCGTGGGTATTTTTACTAGCGTTTATCAATAAGAAGACGAACGGCGAGCCTCTTGTTGAGTGGTTAGATCGGTCGCTAGGCAACACCATTTCAAGTGTTGTACGGTATACAATCGCCATTTTCTTGCTCATTCTGGCCGTCTTCACGCTTGGAGAGACATTGTACTGGATTTCGGCGACATTTCTTCCTGAAACACCTATAGTGCTCATGTTGATCATTTACTCAGTTCTATGTATCTTGCTCGCTTCAACGAACTTACAGACAATTGTAATGGTAAATGCATTCGTTTTGTTTTGGGTTGTCATTTTCGGTTTTTTTGTAGCGTTTACCAATTTGCAAGTGAAAGACTATAATCTGTTGAGGCCGTTTTTTGAACATGGTTTACAGCCTGTCATGACTTCTATGGTTTATCCGGCATCGGGATACGTCGAGCTTCTGATGTTCTTGTTCATACAGCATAAAGTAAAAAAACCTCTTAAATGGTATCATTTTACCATCATGTTGTTCATCATAATGGGATTGACGTTGGGGCCGACAAGTGGGGCAATTACGGAATTTGGTCCCGATGAGGCGACGAAGCAACGTTTTCCCGCCTACGAGGAATGGAGTCTTGTGTCACTTGGCAGGCTAATCGATCATATGGACTTCTTATCTATTTACCAATGGCTCACCGGTGCATTCATACGGGGGGCAGTCATTCTATACGTCGCGGCCGATTTATTGAAAATGACAGGAGATCGAAAGCGGATATGGAGAATCCTAGCTCCCCCATTTTTCTTTATGAATGCGGTCTTAATTCTCTTGAATGACCGCATATTTTTGGCGATCAAAGGGCAGTATTTATTAATAGCGACTTTCGTCTTCATGATCCTTTTATCATTATTATTAACAATAATCGCTTTACGTTCAAAAAAAGCATCTAAGAAGGTCTGA
- a CDS encoding winged helix-turn-helix transcriptional regulator, with product MQMNEKLNHTNDQRNCNRFHEMIEFIGKRWTGVIIYRLLDGPKRYHELSTEIDGISDRLLIERLRELESHGIVSKNVLDPTPRKVEYELTKVGKELEDVIVSILKWIKANGCPTDLQK from the coding sequence ATGCAAATGAATGAAAAATTGAATCATACAAACGACCAGAGAAACTGTAACAGATTCCACGAGATGATTGAATTCATTGGAAAGCGGTGGACGGGAGTCATTATTTACCGTTTATTGGATGGTCCGAAGCGCTATCATGAGTTGTCGACTGAAATCGATGGGATTTCCGATCGCTTGTTAATAGAAAGACTACGTGAACTGGAATCACATGGAATCGTCTCGAAAAATGTACTAGATCCGACCCCTAGAAAAGTGGAATACGAATTGACAAAAGTCGGCAAAGAACTCGAAGATGTCATTGTTTCCATTTTGAAATGGATAAAAGCGAATGGTTGCCCGACAGATCTTCAAAAATAA
- a CDS encoding nitroreductase family protein, with protein sequence MPEKYTILSEIIHERKSVRKFDSSYTISREEIEEMLIEATEAPSSSNLQPWRFMVIQDEETRKRLKEFSYNQQQLDTASAIIAVIGDTEMYHNIDEIYQANFEAGYMDKANMENQISNAKALYPKAPVEARLNIAAFDAGLISMQLMLIAKAKGYDTVTMGGFDKQQFVKEFDLEDRYAPLVLIGVGKAAAPAYGSSRLPLEKIVTFI encoded by the coding sequence ATGCCAGAAAAATATACAATTCTATCTGAGATCATTCATGAAAGAAAATCAGTTAGAAAGTTCGATTCATCCTATACGATATCGAGGGAAGAAATAGAGGAGATGCTCATTGAGGCAACTGAAGCTCCTTCATCAAGCAATCTACAACCATGGCGTTTTATGGTCATCCAAGATGAGGAAACTAGAAAAAGGCTAAAAGAGTTTTCTTACAATCAACAACAGCTTGATACGGCATCTGCAATTATTGCTGTTATCGGTGATACAGAAATGTACCACAATATCGATGAGATCTATCAAGCGAATTTCGAAGCGGGCTATATGGATAAAGCAAATATGGAAAACCAAATTTCAAACGCTAAAGCGCTCTATCCGAAAGCACCGGTTGAAGCTAGATTGAATATCGCCGCTTTTGACGCGGGTCTAATTTCCATGCAACTGATGTTAATTGCCAAGGCAAAAGGGTATGACACAGTTACAATGGGTGGATTCGATAAGCAACAATTCGTAAAAGAATTCGACTTAGAAGATAGATATGCACCACTTGTGTTAATCGGAGTAGGTAAGGCCGCGGCTCCCGCTTACGGTTCAAGTCGTTTACCTTTAGAAAAGATTGTGACGTTTATCTAA
- a CDS encoding DIP1984 family protein, translating to MLNLKLAEALITRADYQKRIQQLKSRISVNVKTQEGEEPAEDPNVLLAELDDIMEELTALIKRINKTNCTIQYDENWTLADALTERDQIWDKRLLLAKVAEEASIRNDRYSRTEIKVLSTVDVVSIQKQVDQLSKEFREIDTKIQGLNWTTDLL from the coding sequence ATGTTGAATTTGAAACTAGCTGAAGCATTAATCACACGCGCTGATTATCAAAAAAGAATCCAACAGTTGAAAAGTCGAATTAGCGTCAACGTTAAAACGCAAGAAGGAGAAGAGCCTGCAGAAGATCCAAATGTGTTGTTGGCTGAACTTGATGATATTATGGAAGAATTGACGGCTCTTATTAAGCGTATTAACAAAACAAATTGCACAATCCAGTATGATGAAAATTGGACACTGGCTGATGCACTAACTGAACGCGATCAAATTTGGGACAAACGTCTACTCCTAGCGAAAGTCGCAGAGGAAGCGTCCATTCGAAACGATCGTTACAGCAGAACGGAAATCAAAGTACTGAGTACGGTAGATGTTGTTTCCATTCAGAAACAGGTCGATCAATTATCAAAAGAATTCCGGGAAATCGATACGAAAATTCAAGGTTTGAACTGGACGACAGATTTACTGTAA
- a CDS encoding cupin domain-containing protein, with protein sequence MKTDTAAYWVSKLGLLPHPEGGFYKSTYASQEETTDEQLSVDFEGTRKLYTSIYFLLTSENVSHFHRLKSDELWYYHAGSSLTVHVIKEDGTYAEIQLGMDLEKGEVPQALVPKNSIFASSVKEEGTCSLVGCMVSPGFEFKDFELFTQKELLETYPQHEAIIMKLAYETLPE encoded by the coding sequence ATGAAAACTGACACAGCAGCTTACTGGGTTTCCAAACTTGGATTACTCCCTCACCCCGAAGGCGGATTTTATAAGAGTACATACGCTTCACAAGAAGAGACGACAGATGAGCAACTTAGCGTTGACTTTGAAGGAACGAGAAAGCTCTATACGAGTATTTACTTCCTTCTGACGTCCGAAAATGTCTCCCATTTTCACCGGTTGAAATCGGACGAGTTATGGTATTATCATGCCGGTAGCTCACTAACCGTCCATGTCATAAAAGAAGATGGCACGTACGCAGAAATTCAGCTTGGTATGGATCTTGAAAAAGGTGAAGTGCCGCAAGCGCTTGTTCCGAAAAACTCGATATTCGCTTCTTCTGTCAAAGAAGAAGGTACTTGCTCGCTCGTCGGGTGCATGGTATCACCAGGTTTCGAGTTCAAGGATTTTGAACTATTTACGCAAAAAGAGTTGTTGGAGACGTATCCACAACATGAAGCAATCATTATGAAATTGGCTTACGAAACTCTTCCTGAATGA
- a CDS encoding lysophospholipid acyltransferase family protein, translating into MILRWMFYNFFVRPFITIVLGLNVRRQENLPKIGPAVIIANHNSHLDTLVLMTLFRGKVIHSVRPIAAADYFLRNKVLAWFSLNIIHIIPLDRKGSTDVENLFNGVYEALDNNHIVILFPEGSRGEPEKIARLKSGIYHLLKERPSVPVYPVFMHGLGKSLPKGEAMFVPFFCDVFVGDEMYWTEDRKEFMEMVEMNMKSLAAEGSFPTWD; encoded by the coding sequence ATGATTCTCAGGTGGATGTTCTATAATTTTTTTGTTCGCCCATTCATTACAATAGTGCTCGGTTTGAACGTCCGGCGTCAAGAGAACTTGCCGAAGATAGGACCTGCGGTGATTATCGCTAATCATAATAGCCATCTTGATACGCTAGTGCTCATGACACTTTTCCGAGGGAAGGTCATTCATTCCGTGAGACCAATTGCAGCAGCTGATTATTTTTTGCGCAATAAAGTGCTCGCATGGTTTTCATTGAATATTATTCATATTATTCCTCTTGATCGCAAAGGCAGTACCGATGTGGAAAACCTATTCAACGGCGTCTATGAAGCGCTGGATAACAATCATATTGTCATATTGTTTCCAGAAGGATCCCGCGGTGAGCCTGAGAAAATCGCACGTTTAAAGTCAGGGATTTATCATTTGTTAAAAGAGCGTCCATCCGTGCCTGTCTATCCTGTTTTTATGCACGGATTGGGGAAGTCTCTTCCAAAAGGGGAAGCGATGTTTGTTCCGTTCTTTTGTGATGTATTTGTCGGCGATGAAATGTATTGGACAGAAGATCGTAAAGAGTTCATGGAGATGGTAGAAATGAACATGAAGTCACTTGCGGCTGAAGGGAGTTTTCCGACATGGGATTGA
- a CDS encoding phosphatidate cytidylyltransferase: MSNGIFSTEIGIVLAGILGLLIVSSIIAFILTISKKEKDFTELNARIKSWWVMAAVFLLAILVNHTVSLFFLAFLCYLALKEYLSLIPTNRAHRKILFWAYLAIPIQFYWIYIGWYGMFIVFIPVYLFLFLPIQMILIGENKGFLRTMGSVHWGLMIMVFGLSHLAYLLVLPGTAKLGGAGLVLFVVILTQCNDVAQFIWGKLLGRHKVIPKVSPNKTWEGLLGGVATTVLLSYLLAPLLTPLTVGSALFAGLLIGLTGFIGDVNISSLKRDLNIKDTGSAIPGHGGILDRVDSLTYTAPLFFHFIRYFYFT; encoded by the coding sequence GTGTCAAATGGCATATTTTCAACTGAAATTGGGATTGTGTTAGCGGGGATTTTGGGATTGTTAATCGTCTCGAGTATCATCGCGTTCATCTTGACGATTTCAAAAAAAGAGAAGGATTTTACTGAACTGAATGCGCGCATCAAGTCGTGGTGGGTGATGGCAGCTGTCTTCCTCTTGGCGATTCTCGTAAATCATACCGTGTCATTATTCTTCTTGGCGTTTTTATGTTACTTAGCGTTAAAGGAGTATCTGTCGTTAATCCCAACGAACCGGGCGCATCGAAAAATTCTTTTCTGGGCGTATTTGGCAATACCGATTCAGTTTTACTGGATTTATATCGGATGGTATGGCATGTTCATTGTTTTCATTCCCGTATATTTGTTCTTGTTTTTGCCCATTCAAATGATTCTGATTGGGGAGAATAAAGGGTTCTTGCGGACGATGGGATCTGTCCATTGGGGACTGATGATCATGGTTTTCGGCCTCAGTCATTTAGCATATTTACTAGTCCTTCCTGGCACGGCCAAGCTGGGGGGCGCTGGACTTGTCCTATTCGTTGTCATTTTGACGCAATGCAACGATGTCGCACAGTTCATCTGGGGAAAATTATTGGGGAGACATAAAGTCATTCCGAAGGTGAGCCCAAACAAGACATGGGAAGGATTGCTTGGCGGTGTAGCGACAACGGTATTACTATCCTATTTGCTTGCTCCGCTCCTAACACCATTAACAGTTGGTAGTGCGCTGTTTGCAGGTTTGCTCATTGGGCTGACGGGCTTTATTGGTGATGTGAACATTTCATCGTTGAAGCGGGATTTGAATATTAAAGACACGGGGAGCGCTATTCCGGGCCACGGAGGGATCTTAGACCGGGTCGACAGTCTGACATACACAGCACCTTTGTTTTTTCACTTTATCCGCTATTTCTACTTTACGTAA
- a CDS encoding CDP-alcohol phosphatidyltransferase family protein, with protein sequence MVSIYDIKPQFQNLLRPIVRRLAKTGVTPNQVTVAAIVLSLITGGLLYLFHENSFVLLLIPIVMFVRMVLNAIDGMLAKEHDMKTTLGNLLNEIGDVVSDAFLYLPFAFISDFSPPLIVGIVLFAIISEMTGVLGEVIGASRRYDGPMGKSDRAFAFGLLALLQAFQLLPASWITGFLSAILLLIIMNIFIRIKQSLKELK encoded by the coding sequence TTGGTCAGTATTTATGATATAAAACCGCAATTTCAGAATCTGCTTCGACCAATCGTAAGGCGGCTGGCGAAAACGGGTGTAACACCTAATCAGGTGACAGTGGCGGCAATCGTATTGTCATTGATAACAGGTGGACTTCTGTATTTATTCCACGAAAATTCCTTTGTACTACTTCTTATACCGATTGTGATGTTTGTCCGGATGGTGTTGAATGCAATCGATGGTATGCTGGCAAAAGAACATGATATGAAAACAACGCTCGGCAATCTACTAAATGAAATCGGAGATGTTGTATCAGATGCGTTTCTGTATCTGCCTTTCGCATTTATCTCGGACTTTTCTCCTCCACTCATTGTAGGAATCGTTCTATTTGCTATCATCAGTGAGATGACCGGTGTTCTAGGTGAAGTAATTGGTGCAAGCCGTCGCTATGACGGGCCGATGGGAAAGAGTGACCGGGCGTTTGCCTTTGGGCTGCTTGCGTTGCTTCAAGCCTTTCAACTGTTGCCTGCCAGTTGGATCACAGGTTTTTTAAGTGCGATATTGTTGCTCATCATCATGAATATCTTCATTCGGATAAAACAATCTTTGAAGGAGTTGAAGTGA
- a CDS encoding ABC transporter ATP-binding protein: protein MIRFENVSKSYDGDTRVVDSLDMEIARGEFFVLIGPSGCGKTTILKMINRLIPLSEGYIRIDGKKISEYPIHELRWRIGYVLQQIALFPHMTIEENISIVPELKQWKKTRIRNRVTELMEMVGLDPDTYRGRKPSELSGGQQQRIGVIRALAADPDIILMDEPFSALDPISRLKLQDDLLHLQKTIKKTIVFVTHDIQEAMKLGDRICILKNGQIEQLGTPEQIIKAPATPFVREFIDSAGPNPFAISEHLSPITSDISELEIVSIDAEWSEILDALVTADRIAIQKDSQVIGTLSREDILSFLAADAKERVGE from the coding sequence ATGATTCGTTTTGAAAACGTCTCCAAATCATACGACGGCGATACGCGTGTAGTGGATTCATTAGATATGGAGATTGCGCGTGGAGAATTTTTTGTTTTGATTGGGCCGAGTGGTTGTGGGAAAACAACGATACTGAAGATGATTAACCGCCTCATTCCATTATCAGAAGGCTATATTAGAATCGATGGAAAGAAAATTAGCGAGTACCCCATCCACGAATTACGCTGGCGCATCGGATATGTACTCCAACAAATTGCTTTGTTCCCTCACATGACAATCGAGGAGAATATTTCGATTGTCCCCGAATTGAAACAATGGAAAAAAACGCGCATTCGAAATCGTGTAACGGAGTTGATGGAAATGGTTGGTCTAGATCCGGATACGTATCGCGGACGAAAACCCAGTGAGTTATCTGGCGGGCAACAACAGCGTATCGGTGTCATCCGGGCACTTGCGGCAGATCCTGATATCATTCTGATGGATGAACCATTTAGTGCACTTGATCCGATCAGCAGATTGAAGCTTCAAGATGATTTATTGCATCTTCAAAAGACCATTAAGAAGACCATCGTCTTTGTCACACACGATATCCAAGAAGCGATGAAATTGGGAGATCGAATTTGCATATTAAAGAACGGTCAGATTGAGCAACTTGGCACTCCTGAACAGATTATTAAAGCTCCTGCAACACCATTCGTTCGGGAGTTCATCGATAGTGCAGGACCGAATCCTTTTGCAATATCCGAACATCTATCACCTATCACTTCTGACATATCCGAATTGGAAATAGTATCCATTGATGCGGAGTGGAGTGAAATACTCGATGCGCTCGTCACTGCAGACCGAATCGCTATCCAAAAAGATAGCCAGGTCATCGGAACTTTGTCGCGTGAAGATATTCTTAGCTTTCTTGCAGCAGATGCTAAAGAGAGGGTGGGAGAATGA